CCAGAACTTCCTGGCCAAGAACATCAAGTCGCGTTACGAGATGTTCGACGTCAACGTCTACCAGGAAAACATCTTCCACACGAAGATGCACCTGAAGGACTTCGACCTCGACCAGTACCTGTTCGAAGAGAAGGCCAAGAACATCTCCTTCAAGGAGCGCATGAAGATCGAGGCGCTGCTGCGTCGTGAGATCGAAGAGCTGTTCCACGGCCGCAACCTGGCCGAGTAAGGCGACAGGTGACAGCCGCCCGGGGCAACTCGTGGCGGTGCTGCACAGGCGGGACGGCCCCGCGCCGGGGTGCCAGGGTCGCGTAGAACCTGGCGCCACGGAAGCCAACCGAAGACGGTCCGGTGTGAAGACACCGGGCCGTTTTTTGTGTCTGGCCGCCGGTCGGGCCCCTCAGCCGGGACGGGAGGTCACACGCGATAGGCGATGGTCTTCATCACCTTGGAGGCCAGCGCCATCACCCCGGGGATCGGGAAGGGCAGCTTGCGGGCGCCGGCGTGTTCGGCGTGGTCGGCGTGCCGGGCCTCGTCGATCTTCATCACCTTGAGGATCTCGCGGCTGCGCAGGTCGGCCGGGGGCAGGGTGTCCAGGTGTTCGTCCAGGTGGGCCTCGACCTGGCGCTCGGTTTCGACCACGAAGCCCAGGTTCCAGCCGTCCCCGCGCAGGCCGGCGAGGGTGCCGATGGTGTAGCTGCCGGCATACCAGATCGGGTTGAACAGGCTGGGGCGGCTGTCCAGTTCGCGCAGGCGCTGGGCGCACCAGGCCAGGTGGTCGGTTTCTTCCTGGGCCGCTTCCAGCAGGTGGGCGCGGGTCTGTGCTTCCTGGGCAACGGCGGCCTGGCCGAAGTACAGGCCCTGGGCGCAGACCTCGCCGACGTGGTTGATGCGCATCAGGCCGGCCGCGTGGCGGCGCTCGGGGGTGTTCATCTGTACGTCGGGGGTGGTGTCGGCCGGGTAGGGGCGGCTGGCCGGCGGGTTGCCAAACACCGTGTCCAGGGCGCGCTGGGCTTCGGTCAGCAGGTGATCGAGCGGGGTGATCTGGCGGGTGGCGGTCATGGCGGGGTGGCAGCGTGCAGCGGGGGACCGTCGATTCTCGCCCCGTGGGCGCGGCGTGCCAAGCCGGGGCAGGGGGCAACTTGCAAGTGGCGGGGTTGGCCAGTACAATCCCGCCTCTTCACAACGCGTGGCAGAGTTCCGGCCGTTCAGCGCCGTAATGAGCCCGACCTACTTGAGTTCTTTCATGAGCACTTTCACTGCAAAGTCCGAGACCGTCCAGCGCGACTGGTATCTCGTCGACGCTTCCGGCAAGACGCTGGGCCGTCTGTCCACCGAGCTGGCCCGCCGTCTGCGCGGCAAGCACAAGCCGGTTTACACCCCTCACGTTGATACCGGTGATTACCTGGTTGTCATCAATGCAGAAAAGATTGTCGTCACCGGCAACAAGCTGCAGGACAAGCTGTATCACCGTTTCACTGGCTACATCGGCAACCTGAAGACCGAAACTCTGGCCCAGGCGCTTGAGCGCCACCCGGAGCGTGTCATCGAGACCGCCGTCAAGGGCATGCTGCCGAAGGGCCCGCTGGGCCGCGCCATGTACCGCAAGCTCAAGGTGTACTCGGGTTCCGAGCACCCGCACGCCGCTCAGCAGCCTCAGGTTCTGGATATCTAATCATGGCTATCACTCAAAACTACGGCACCGGCCGCCGCAAGTCCTCCACCGCCCGCGTGTTCCTGCGCAAGGGCGCCGGCAACATCACCGTCAATGGCCGTCCGCTGGACGAGTTCTTTGGCCGTGAGACTGCACGCATGATCGTGCGTCAGCCGCTGGAACTGACCAAGAACACCGAAAGCTTCGACATCATGGTCACCGCCGCTGGCGGTGGTACCACCGGTCAGGCCGGTGCGATCCGCCTGGGCATCGCCCGTGCGCTGGTCGAGTACGACGAAACCCTGAAGTCCGAGCTGCGCAAGGCTGGCTTCATGACCCGTGACGCCCGTGAAGTCGAGCGTAAGAAGGTCGGCCTGCACAAGGCACGTCGCGCCACCCAGTTCTCCAAGCGCTGATCCATCGCGCCTGGCGTGGGATCCTTCGGGATCCCGCTGGGAGGACAGCAAAAGCCCGGCTTCGGCCGGGCTTTTGTCGTTTGTGGGGGCCGATAGGGCCGGAGCGAGAGCGTCTGCTCTGCGTATCCGCTGGCTGGGTCGGCGCGGGTGGATTGTCGGGACACGCTGCAAGTCCCGCTCCGCGGCCCGGCCCAGCCGCTGGCGGCTGGGCGTTCGGGCGCTTGCGAGGCAGTGCCTCGCAAGCAAAGCGCCCTCACCCATGTAAGCTCCGTCGCCGCATCCATGCGGCTCAGGGTCCCGCCAACCCACCCGCGCCGACCCTCGACAGTTGGCTGGCGCGCATGGGAAGGGCGGGGCAAAACGGGGCGGGCGCCTGGGGATTTTGATCGGTAGTGCCGGCCGCTGGCCGGCAACCACGCAGGCCTTCCGCAGGCCGATGGCGTCGCTCGCGATGGCCGTGACCGCGATTCTGCTCTTCTATCCTCCGGCCGTTGGCCGCATTCGTGTCATCGCCTGGTTATCGCGGCGCATCCCCGCCGGCGATGGCGAACGCCACCTACCCACCCACCGGCACCCAGCGGCGCCCAGCACCCCTCACACCCCATCAGGCGAAGCAGCCCCCTTGGAATCCAAGGGGGCGCGCCGACAGGCGCGGGGATGTGGAGGTAAACGAGGTGGACCCCAACCTTGCTGCGCAAGGTTGGGGTGCTGGGCGCCATGCGCCCAGCTAACCGCACCAAATAAAACAAAAGGCCTGATCTTTCGATCAGGCCTTTTGTTTTATTTGGCTGCCCCGGATGGATTCGAACCACCGAATGCCTGAGTCAGAGTCAGGTGCCTTACCGCTTGGCGACGGGGCAATATGTGCGTGCAAGTATTGCACTTTTTCCCTACAAAACCAAGGGTTAACTTGGTGGCTATGGGTGGACTCGAACCACCGACCCCAGCATTATGAGTGCTGTGCTCTAACCGGCTGAGCTACATAGCCTAGGGAGCCGGTAATTCTGGAGATGTATCGGGGATCTGTCAACACTTTTTCATCACGCTTGTGAGTGGGCAGCGGGCGTGTCAAAGTCGGATCAGTAGATTTTTCTAGGAGTCCGCATCGTGATCGATCCGGACGGCTATCGACCGAACGTCGGTATTGTGCTGATGCGGGAAGACGGGCAGGTGTTCTGGGCACGACGTGTGCGCCGGGATGGCTGGCAATTTCCGCAGGGCGGCATGAATACCGACGAGACGCCCGTCGAAGCCATGTATCGCGAGTTGCACGAAGAAACGGGGCTGTTGCCCGAGCACGTCGAAGTCCTCGGAGCGACACCGGGTTGGCTGCGCTATCGGCTGCCCGCACGCGCCATCCGGCGCAATGAGAAGCAGGTGTGCATCGGCCAGAAGCAGGTGTGGTTCCTGCTGCGCCTGTCCGGCGACGAATCCCATGTGACGCTGGACCATACCGACAGCCCCGAGTTCGACCAGTGGCGGTGGGTGGATTTCTGGTACCCGGTCGAGCACGTGGTGATGTTCAAGCGCGGGGTCTATGCACGCGCGCTGCGCCACCTGGCGCCCTTGGCGCGTGGCGTGGCCGGCACCGGGGTGGAATCGATGCCCAAGTCGGCCCAGGAAGCCTGGATGCCGGGCAACACCGCCGGGCACGATCGGCCGCGCAAGCGCACGCCGCCCAAGCGGGGCTACTGGCCGCGGAAGGCCAAGGGCGACCCGGGCGCGCCGTGAGGGGGTGCGCCACGGCGTTCAGCCGTGGCTGGCCTGTCTGAACCGTATCGAGAATGATTCAGATACGAAATTGACAACCATTCGCATTTCTATTGGAATAGCGGCAGGCCCTTCCTGGCCTGCCTGCCGAGTCCGCACGTGTACGTTTGTATCTGCAACGGGGTTACCGACCACCAGATCCGTGAAGCCGCCCAAAGCGGTGTCGCGAGCGTGTCCGAACTGACGATGCGCACCGGCTGCGGCGCCACCTGCGGTTCCTGCCTGGACATGGCAGCCGACCTGCTGGCCAAGTTCAGCGCGACCCACGATCTGCCGCTGCCTGTGTTGGGCCTGGCGCAGGTCGCCTGACTGCCGGCTGGCGGCACGTAACAGAGATTTCTGCGGCGCCGGCCAGCGGCCGGCACTACCGGTGCAGGACGCCGGGCGCAACTGAGCACGATTCGCGTTTCTTCATGCCCCGGCGCGAAGCGCTACAGTGCGCGCGTTCACACGCAGCAGGAGCAGGCTCATGAAGGGCGACGCAAAAGTCATCGAATTCCTCAACAAGGTCCTCTACAACGAGCTGACCGCGATCAACCAGTATTTTCTGCACGCCAAGATGCTGAAGAACTGGGGCCTGAAAGAACTGGCCGATCATGAGTACAAGGAATCGATCGAAGAGATGAAGCATGCCGACATGCTGTCCGATCGCATCCTGTTCCTTGAAGGGCTGCCCAACTTCCAGGCGCTGGGCAAGCTGCGCATCGGCGAGAATCCCACCGAGATCCTGCAGTGCGATCTGGCGCTGGAGCGCGATGGCGTGGTCACGCTGCGCGACGCGGTGTCCTACGCCGATTCAGTAGGCGACTACGTGAGCCGCCAGCTGTTCGTGAAGATCCTCGATTCGGAGGAAGAGCACATCGATTGGCTGGAAACCCAGCTCGACCTGATTGAACGCATCAGCGAGCCGAACTACCTGCTGACCAAGCTGGACGACTGAGTCAGCCCTGCAGCGGTACGCGCAGGCCGTTCTGATACCCGGCCAGCGCGATCCGCGCGCGCGCGAACTCGGCGATGAGCAGCGCCACCGCCACGGCGGGGCGTTCCAGGGTGCCGGCGCGCGCGTCGTGTTCGATCCGGCGCGAGGCGGCCGACAGTGCCAGCGCGCCCACATTGGCGCTGGCCGACTTCAGGCTGTGCGCCAGCGCGCGCAGCTGATCCAGGTCGGCGGCCACCGAGGCATCCTGCAACTGGGTGATCAGCGCCGGGGTGTCGTCCAGGAACACGCCGATGATCTGCGCGGTCTGCGCGCCGATCACCTCTACCAGTTCATCGAGCACGCTGCTGTCCAGCACGGGCAGCGGGCTGTCATCGCTGTCGGGCATCACTGACGGCGGCAGTGCGGCGAACGACATGTCCGGCGCGCGCACCTCGGCAGGCGGCGCGGGCCACTGCGACGGGGCCGCGTTGCCTTGCCAGCGTTGCAGGCACGCCAGCAGCGAGGCGCGGTTGACCGGCTTGGACAGGTAGTCGTCCATGCCGGCCTGCAGGCAGCGCTCGCGGTCGCCGGCCATGGCATTGGCGGTCATCGCCACGATCGGCTGGCGCGCCGCGCCGGTGTCGGCTTCGTGCGCGCGCCAGCGGCGGGTGGCCTGGTAGCCATCCAGCACCGGCATCTGGCAATCCATCAGCACCAGGTCCACGCGCTGGCTGTGCAGGTGCTGTAGCGCCTGTTGCCCATCGGTGGCGGTCACCACGCTGCAGCCCAGTACCTGCAGCAGGCGCTGGGCAACGGCCAGGTTGACGCTGTTGTCTTCCACCAGCAGCACGCGCAACCCCAGCTGGGGGGACGGAGCGCTGTCGGTATCGGCCACCACCTCGGCCAGCAGCGGTGCCGGGCGGGCGGGGGCGATGGCGGGGCGGAGCAGGGCGTGCAGGTCGCTGTCGGCGGCGTCGCGCGGCAGCTGCAACGCGTCTTCCAGCAGCACCGACGCGAGGGGCTCGGCACCCTGCAGCCACACCAGCCTGGGCAAGGGGTCGCGACCGTCGCGCAGCACGGCCCGGTGCAGGGCGGTGGCGCCGTGGCGCAGGGCCTCGGTATCGGCAAGGACCCAGCTCAGCACCGGCTCGATGCCGGGGCGCTGCGGTGCACGCAGGATGTCCAGCGCGGCCGAGGCGCTTTCCACCACGTGCAGGCGCATGTCGTAGTGCTGAAGCACGCGGTCCAGGCGCTGGGCCAGCAGCGCGTCGGTACTGACCAGCAGCGCGCGGGTGGTGGTGGTGCCCAGGGCGGGCAGGTCGCCGATGACCTTCAGCAGCGGAATCTCGAACCAGAACGTGGCGCCATGGCCCGGCGTGGAGCTGACCCCGATGCGGCCATGCATCAGGTCGATGATGCGCTTGCAGATGGCCAGCCCCAGCCCGGTGCCGCCGTAAATGCGGGTGGTGGAGGCATCGGCCTGGCTGAAGGACTGGAACAGCCGCGACTGCAGGGCGGTGTCGATACCGATGCCGGTGTCGATCACTTCGAAGCGCAACTGGTGCTGGGCGCTGGTTTCACCCAGCCGCTGCACGCGCACGCGGACCTGGCCGCGTTCGGTGAACTTGATGGCATTGACCAGCAGGTTGCCCAGCACCTGGCGCAGGCGCACCGGGTCGCCGCGCACCGACAGGCGCACCGCCGGGTCCAGTTCCAGCGACAGCTTCAACGCCTTGGGATCGGCGCTGCGCTGCATCAGCTGGACCTGCCCTTCGAGCAGCTCGCGCAGGTTGAACGTGGTGATCTCCAGGTCCAGGCCCTTGGCCTCCAGACGGGAGTAATCGAGGATGTCATCGACGATGCGCAGCAGCTGCTGCGAGCTGACGGTGGCGGTCTGCAGCATCTGCCGCTGGTCGGCGCCCAGCTGGCCGCCCGCGATCAGGTCCAGCATCGGCAGGATGCCATTGAGCGGCGTGCGGATCTCGTGGCTCATGGTGGCCAGGAACTCGCCCTTGGCCAGCGCGGCAGCTTCGGCGGCCTGCTTGGCCTGCAGCAGTTCCTGTTCCAGCACGTCCTGCTGCTGCACCGCGTGCTGCAGCTGATCGCGCTCGGCCGCCAGCGCGTCGCCGCGGCGTTGCAGCTGCTGCAACCGTTGCTGGGTGTCGCGCCAGTGCTGCACGCAGCTCAGGCTGGCAATCACCGTCACCACGGCCGCCGCGGCGGCAATCAGCGACCACGGGCCGCGGCTGCCGATGGCGGCCATCAGTGCGGCGGTGCCTGCAACCGCGGCGGCCATGGCAGTCAGCCAGAGTGCGCGGGGTACCCGTCCTTGGGTGGTCGTCATCACAACACCGCGTTGTGGAAGTCGAAGTTCAGTTCACTGCCCGCCGACTGCACCATGTTGCCCTGGATGAAGTCGACCCCGCCCATCCACATCGCGGCGGCCGCCTGTGGATCTTCAATCTGTTGACCGATGATCTGCAGGCCGGCGCGGTGTGCGTTGTCGATGGCCGCACGCAGTTCGTCGCGGGTGCGCTGGTTGGCGTGGCTGCTGGAGAAACGCGCGGCCATGCGTACGTAGGTCAGGGGCAACTGGGTGAGCAGGGCGTTGGCTTCGCCGCCCGGTTCGAACTGGCTCAGGCAGAACCGCACGCCGGCCGCGGCCATGCGCGAGCAGAACTGCTGCAGGGTGACGGTATGGATCAGCGCGTCCGGCAGGCGGACGTCGATGACCAGCGCCTCGCCGGCGATCTGGCGGCGCGCCAGCGATTCCAGCAGCCAGTCGGCGAAGGCGTCGCGGGCCAGCGTGCGCAGCGACTGCGACACGAACAGGCTCAGCGGCTGGGTGGCATGGCGGTACAGATCGAGCAGGCCCAGCGTGTGGTCAAGCACCTGCTGGTCCAGGTCGGCGATCCGCCCGGCGGCTTCGGCAGCCGGAATCACCTGGCCGGCGGCGAGCACGGTGCCATCGGCCTGGCGCAGCCGCAGCAGCACCTGGTACTGGGCGGTATTACCGCCGGCGACGGCCACGATCGGCTGGTAGGCCAGTTCCAGCTGGCCTTCGAGCAGGGCCAGGTGTTCCTGCGCGGCGACATCTTCGCGGCGCACGTGCGCGGCCACACCGGCGCTGAGCAGGCGCGCCTGCAGGGTGGTGCGTTCCACCGCTTCCAGTGCGGTACCGGCGTCGCTGAAGCCCAGCGAGAGCTGCGCATGCCCGACCACGCCGCGCAGGTGCACCGACTCGTCGTCGCGGATCACGAAGGCGCGCCCGGACAACTGCTCACGCAGGTGCTGGGCCACGCCGTCCAGGCTTTCCTCGTCGATGCCGCGGGCCAGCACCAGGAAGCTGTTGTCGTTCAAGCGTGCCAACAGGTGCGGCTGCGCGCTGTCAGCCAGGCGCTGCGCGGCCTGCACCATCAGGCGCTCGAACGCGGCGTAGCCATAGCGTTCGCGCAGGCCCAAGGCACTGGCCACTTCGATGAAGAACAGGCCGCCATGGTCGCGGTGGGCCAGCGAGGCGGCCAGCTGCTGCATCACATGGTGACGGGTGGGCAGGCCGGTCTCGGGGTTGTTCATGGCCGGCGCGCCATTGGCGCCGGGCTGGGTGGCGGCCTGCGCACGCGCACGGCGGATCCGGTTGGAGACCGCGGCAATGAGATGGCGCGGACGGATCGGCTTGCTCAGGAAATCGTCGGCGCCACTGTCGAGCACTTCGAACTGGCGCTCCGGGTCCGGATCACCACTGAGGAATACGATGGGCAGCAGCTGCTGGCCGGGTTGCTGGCGGATCAGCGCGGTCAGGCGCATGCCGTCCAGGCCGGGCAGGTGCAGGTCCATCAGGATCAGGTCGGGGCGGTTGTCCGCGATGGCCTGCTGCACGCCTTCGGCGTCGCTGTGCACGATGGCCTCCATCCCGGCGCCGTGCAGCACGCTCTGCGCGAACAGGGCCTGGGAGCGGTCGTCTTCGACAATCAGCACCCGGTAGGGCGCATCCAGGCCCAGCGGCGCGGGGTCGTCTTCGCGTGCCTGCGGTGCCTGCGGTAGCGGCGGTGGGGCCGCTGCGATGGCTGCGGTAAGCGGTACCACGTTGCTCGGCGCGGCAGCGACCGGCGCGGCGCTGCCGACCCACCGTTGCCAATGGTCGGCGGGCGGGGTCTCAGCGCGTGTGGCGCGGGCGGATGCAACAACGTTGTCGGTGACGGCCATCAATACTCCCAGTCTGCGACGCAATTATGCCGTGCCTGGCTGTGCCTACGGTGGCAGCACGTCGCGATTCGGCAGCGCCCCGGGTCGCTCGGCGGCTTGCCCGAGCAACCAGCGCATGCCCTTCCACAATGTGCGCCACACCCACCACACCACCAGCGCGCCGATCAGGCTGCAGCCAACCACCAGGATCAGCGCCAGCCACGGGTGGGCCAGCGCCAATGCCAGCCCGCCCACCACCACGGTGTCTTCGGCAGCCGAGGCCACCCAGTTGCTGGCCGGTTCCGGTGAGGTGTTGAGCAGGGCGCGGGTACCGGACTTGAGCCCGTGGCTGGCCAGCGCCACCCCGGCCCCGGCGACCAGCGCGGTGCCGCTGAGTTCGCCGCCGGGTGACAGGGTGGCGGCGGCCAGGAAGGCACCGGCCGGCACCCGGGCCAGGGTCTGGACCAGGTCCCAGACCGAATCCACCCCGGGAATCTTGTCGGCGAAGAACTCGGCCACCGCCAGCACCGCCGAGGTACCCAGCACCCAGTACGATTCGGTGGCCTGCAGGGCCGGCGGCAGGTCCACCCAGCCCAGCAGCCCGGCCAGGCCCACGCCGAACACGGTCAGGTAGACGCGGATGCCCGCCAGCCAGGCCAGCAGGATGCCGACGACGAACAGATGGGCTTCGGTCATGACGCGCGCTCCGCCTGCAAAGTGTGCACAGGCCCACACTATCGGGGATGACGTCAATGAACGCCACCGCCGGCCACGCCCGCTGGCGCGTGAAATCGCCCGACCCTGATTTACACTAGCCAGTCGCTCGTTCCGACAGGGGCCGTGCCGGTATCGCCAAGCGCGCTGCCGCGGACAACCGCCATGAACTCTCCGACTCCATCGCGTATCCAGATCCGCCGGCCCGGCACGCCGCCCGTGCAGGATCGCCGCCGTCTGGCCATTCTGGCCGGGGTGTGGCTGGTCAGCGTCATCCTGGCCGTCCTGATCGGGCGCTGGACCGCCGGCCCCGGCGGGGATGCCGGCAAGCAGCTGGACGCGGCGCAGGCGCGCGCGGAAAGCCTGAACAAGCAGGTGGTCGAGCTGCAGCAGCGCCAGGCCACGCTGCAGGCGTCGGACCGCATCAGCCGGGCCGCCAACAATGAAGTGCAGACCTCGCTGGGCGAGCGCGACGAGGAAATCGCCGGTCTGCGCGCGGACGTGGCCTTCTACGAGCGTCTGGTGGGGGCGACCAGCCAGCGCAAGGGCCTGAACACCCATTCGGTCGAATTCAGCCCGGAAACCGGCGGCACCTGGCAGTACGCGGTGGTGCTGACCCAGAACCTCAATCGCGGTGCGATCAGCCAGGGCCAGATGCGGTTTACCGTGGAAGGCGTCAAAGGCGGCAAGCTGACCTCGGTCAGCTGGGACGAGCTGCACCAGCGCACCAAGGTGCCGGGCCAGGACTATTCCTTCCGGTATTTCCAGCAGCTCACCGGCAGCATCATCCTGCCGAAAGACTTCACCCCGCAACGTGTGCGGGTCACGCTGGGATCGGGCGCGGGGGGCGCCACCCAGGTTTTTGATTGGAAGCAGGCCGGCGCACCGGCAGCACCATCGGCGAAAGAAGGGGAGTAAGCCCATGTTTGGCAGCAACAAATCCAACCGCGACGGACATCTGGTCGTGGACGCGCTGATCGGCGCACAGGTGGTGATCCGCGGCGACGTGGAGTTCAGTGGGGGCCTGTATGTGGAAGGCACCATCCTGGGCAAGGTCATCGCCGCGGAGGGGGCAGCCAATGCCACCATCACCCTGGCCGAGCAGGGCAGCATCGAGGGCGAGATCCGCGCCCAGGTGGTGGTCATCAGTGGCCGCCTGGACGGCGACGTGCACGCCACCGAAAAGGTGGAGCTGACCCCGACCGCGCGGGTCTCCGGCAACATCCACTACCAGGTGGTGGAGATGAACGCCGGCGCGCAGCTGACCGGTCGCCTGATCCACGGCAGCGCGCAGATGGCCGCATTGCCGCCGCCGGCCGACGACACCGCCGGCAAGGGCAAGGACGGCGCAGCCCGCAAGAAGCTGGCCGAGGCCATGGCCTGAACGGCTGACAGCTTGAAAGCGTGCCCATGCGCCCCCATGCTGGGGACATGAGCACGCTTGTTTCCCTGCCCGGCGCACCTGTCGCCGCGCCGAACTACCAATCGCTGGACCGTCCCCTCAACTTCACCGAAGCCGCTGCGGCCAAAGTGAAGGAACTGATCCAGGACGAGGCCAGTACCAGCCTTGCCTTGCGCGTGTACATCCAGGGCGGCGGCTGCTCCGGCTTCCAGTACGGCTTCGAGTTCGATGAGAACCGCGCCGAGGATGATCTGGCGGTGGACACCAACGGTGTCACCCTGCTGGTGGATC
This is a stretch of genomic DNA from Stenotrophomonas rhizophila. It encodes these proteins:
- the coq7 gene encoding 2-polyprenyl-3-methyl-6-methoxy-1,4-benzoquinone monooxygenase — its product is MTATRQITPLDHLLTEAQRALDTVFGNPPASRPYPADTTPDVQMNTPERRHAAGLMRINHVGEVCAQGLYFGQAAVAQEAQTRAHLLEAAQEETDHLAWCAQRLRELDSRPSLFNPIWYAGSYTIGTLAGLRGDGWNLGFVVETERQVEAHLDEHLDTLPPADLRSREILKVMKIDEARHADHAEHAGARKLPFPIPGVMALASKVMKTIAYRV
- the rplM gene encoding 50S ribosomal protein L13, which encodes MSTFTAKSETVQRDWYLVDASGKTLGRLSTELARRLRGKHKPVYTPHVDTGDYLVVINAEKIVVTGNKLQDKLYHRFTGYIGNLKTETLAQALERHPERVIETAVKGMLPKGPLGRAMYRKLKVYSGSEHPHAAQQPQVLDI
- the rpsI gene encoding 30S ribosomal protein S9 — protein: MAITQNYGTGRRKSSTARVFLRKGAGNITVNGRPLDEFFGRETARMIVRQPLELTKNTESFDIMVTAAGGGTTGQAGAIRLGIARALVEYDETLKSELRKAGFMTRDAREVERKKVGLHKARRATQFSKR
- a CDS encoding RNA pyrophosphohydrolase, whose amino-acid sequence is MIDPDGYRPNVGIVLMREDGQVFWARRVRRDGWQFPQGGMNTDETPVEAMYRELHEETGLLPEHVEVLGATPGWLRYRLPARAIRRNEKQVCIGQKQVWFLLRLSGDESHVTLDHTDSPEFDQWRWVDFWYPVEHVVMFKRGVYARALRHLAPLARGVAGTGVESMPKSAQEAWMPGNTAGHDRPRKRTPPKRGYWPRKAKGDPGAP
- a CDS encoding (2Fe-2S)-binding protein; translation: MYVCICNGVTDHQIREAAQSGVASVSELTMRTGCGATCGSCLDMAADLLAKFSATHDLPLPVLGLAQVA
- the bfr gene encoding bacterioferritin, translated to MKGDAKVIEFLNKVLYNELTAINQYFLHAKMLKNWGLKELADHEYKESIEEMKHADMLSDRILFLEGLPNFQALGKLRIGENPTEILQCDLALERDGVVTLRDAVSYADSVGDYVSRQLFVKILDSEEEHIDWLETQLDLIERISEPNYLLTKLDD
- a CDS encoding hybrid sensor histidine kinase/response regulator translates to MAAAVAGTAALMAAIGSRGPWSLIAAAAAVVTVIASLSCVQHWRDTQQRLQQLQRRGDALAAERDQLQHAVQQQDVLEQELLQAKQAAEAAALAKGEFLATMSHEIRTPLNGILPMLDLIAGGQLGADQRQMLQTATVSSQQLLRIVDDILDYSRLEAKGLDLEITTFNLRELLEGQVQLMQRSADPKALKLSLELDPAVRLSVRGDPVRLRQVLGNLLVNAIKFTERGQVRVRVQRLGETSAQHQLRFEVIDTGIGIDTALQSRLFQSFSQADASTTRIYGGTGLGLAICKRIIDLMHGRIGVSSTPGHGATFWFEIPLLKVIGDLPALGTTTTRALLVSTDALLAQRLDRVLQHYDMRLHVVESASAALDILRAPQRPGIEPVLSWVLADTEALRHGATALHRAVLRDGRDPLPRLVWLQGAEPLASVLLEDALQLPRDAADSDLHALLRPAIAPARPAPLLAEVVADTDSAPSPQLGLRVLLVEDNSVNLAVAQRLLQVLGCSVVTATDGQQALQHLHSQRVDLVLMDCQMPVLDGYQATRRWRAHEADTGAARQPIVAMTANAMAGDRERCLQAGMDDYLSKPVNRASLLACLQRWQGNAAPSQWPAPPAEVRAPDMSFAALPPSVMPDSDDSPLPVLDSSVLDELVEVIGAQTAQIIGVFLDDTPALITQLQDASVAADLDQLRALAHSLKSASANVGALALSAASRRIEHDARAGTLERPAVAVALLIAEFARARIALAGYQNGLRVPLQG
- a CDS encoding EAL domain-containing protein, which codes for MRRRLGVLMAVTDNVVASARATRAETPPADHWQRWVGSAAPVAAAPSNVVPLTAAIAAAPPPLPQAPQAREDDPAPLGLDAPYRVLIVEDDRSQALFAQSVLHGAGMEAIVHSDAEGVQQAIADNRPDLILMDLHLPGLDGMRLTALIRQQPGQQLLPIVFLSGDPDPERQFEVLDSGADDFLSKPIRPRHLIAAVSNRIRRARAQAATQPGANGAPAMNNPETGLPTRHHVMQQLAASLAHRDHGGLFFIEVASALGLRERYGYAAFERLMVQAAQRLADSAQPHLLARLNDNSFLVLARGIDEESLDGVAQHLREQLSGRAFVIRDDESVHLRGVVGHAQLSLGFSDAGTALEAVERTTLQARLLSAGVAAHVRREDVAAQEHLALLEGQLELAYQPIVAVAGGNTAQYQVLLRLRQADGTVLAAGQVIPAAEAAGRIADLDQQVLDHTLGLLDLYRHATQPLSLFVSQSLRTLARDAFADWLLESLARRQIAGEALVIDVRLPDALIHTVTLQQFCSRMAAAGVRFCLSQFEPGGEANALLTQLPLTYVRMAARFSSSHANQRTRDELRAAIDNAHRAGLQIIGQQIEDPQAAAAMWMGGVDFIQGNMVQSAGSELNFDFHNAVL
- a CDS encoding DUF4126 domain-containing protein, with protein sequence MTEAHLFVVGILLAWLAGIRVYLTVFGVGLAGLLGWVDLPPALQATESYWVLGTSAVLAVAEFFADKIPGVDSVWDLVQTLARVPAGAFLAAATLSPGGELSGTALVAGAGVALASHGLKSGTRALLNTSPEPASNWVASAAEDTVVVGGLALALAHPWLALILVVGCSLIGALVVWWVWRTLWKGMRWLLGQAAERPGALPNRDVLPP
- a CDS encoding DUF6776 family protein, with product MNSPTPSRIQIRRPGTPPVQDRRRLAILAGVWLVSVILAVLIGRWTAGPGGDAGKQLDAAQARAESLNKQVVELQQRQATLQASDRISRAANNEVQTSLGERDEEIAGLRADVAFYERLVGATSQRKGLNTHSVEFSPETGGTWQYAVVLTQNLNRGAISQGQMRFTVEGVKGGKLTSVSWDELHQRTKVPGQDYSFRYFQQLTGSIILPKDFTPQRVRVTLGSGAGGATQVFDWKQAGAPAAPSAKEGE
- a CDS encoding bactofilin family protein encodes the protein MFGSNKSNRDGHLVVDALIGAQVVIRGDVEFSGGLYVEGTILGKVIAAEGAANATITLAEQGSIEGEIRAQVVVISGRLDGDVHATEKVELTPTARVSGNIHYQVVEMNAGAQLTGRLIHGSAQMAALPPPADDTAGKGKDGAARKKLAEAMA
- the erpA gene encoding iron-sulfur cluster insertion protein ErpA codes for the protein MSTLVSLPGAPVAAPNYQSLDRPLNFTEAAAAKVKELIQDEASTSLALRVYIQGGGCSGFQYGFEFDENRAEDDLAVDTNGVTLLVDPLSLQYLMGAEVDYTESLTGAQFVIRNPNAKTTCGCGSSFSM